The genomic DNA CGCGGTCGGCGAATGGGTCGACGTCACCAGCCTGCCACGCCAGGCGCTGCGCAGCGCGGTGCTGATCTCGCGGCTGACGCAGGAAAAGCGTAGCCGATAACTGATTGATTTACCTTGGGTGCAGCAACGAACGGGCGGGACGGCACGTTCTGATTGGATGCCGCCGCTCTCCGCGCCGGCACGCCATCAGCAATGCCCGGAGCCGAACCATGACCGACGCCAGCCGCCGCGATCTTCTGAAGGGCAGTGCCGTCGCCGGCGCCGGCCTTGCCGCCGCCCCTGCGCTGGGCCAAGCCGCGCGCCGCCCGACCCCCGATCCCAAGACCGCCTACACCAGGGAACCGTTCGCCGAGCAGCCGCAGAAATGGCCCGCCCTCCAGCGTGAGATGAAGCCCGTCCCCGACTGCGGCGAGCGCAGCTACCGCGGTTCCGGCCGTCTGCAGGGCCTCAAGGCACTCGTCACCGGCGGCGACAGCGGCATCGGCCGCGCCGCGGTGATCGCCTTCGCGCGCGAAGGCGCGGACGTGGCGATCAACTATTTCCCGACCGAGGAGCCTGACGCGCAGGATGTCGCCAAGCTGCTGCGCGCCGAAGGGCGAAAGGTTGTCCTGATCCCTGGCGATCTCACCAACGCCAAATTCTGCACCGATCTCGTCGCGCGCGCCAATCGCGAGCTCGGCGGGCTCGACATTGTCGTCAACAACGCCGCCTACCAACAGAGCAAGGCCTCGATCGACGAGATCACCGCCGAGCAGTTCGATCGCACGATGAAGACCAACGTCTATGCGATGTTCCACATCTGCAAGGCCGCGATCCCGTTGCTCAAGCCCGGTTCGACGGTCCTCAACACGCTGTCGGTGAATTCCTACGATCCCGGCGAGGAACTGCTCGACTACGCCACCACCAAGGGCGCGCAGCTGATCTTCACCAAGGGCCTCGCCAAGCAGCTCGCCACCAAGGGCATCCGCGTCAACGGCGTCGCCCCCGGCCCGGTCTGGACGCCGCTGCAGGTCGCCGGCGGCCAATTGCCCGGCAAACTCGGTGAATTCGGTCAGGATACACCGCTCGGCCGCGCCGGCCAGCCCGCCGAATTCAACGCGATCTGGGTAACGCTCGCCGATCCAACGACGAGCTTCACGAGCGGCAGCGTCTTCGGCGCGACCGGCGGGACGGGCGTAATTTAACGTTCCAACTATCCGTCACCCCGGCCTTGAGCCGGGGTCCCGCTTCTTCTGCAACCGTCCAAAGAAGAAGCGGGATCCCGGATCGGGTCCGGGATGACAGTAAGGCGCTCAATCCAAATTCGGCCGCAGCCACCGCTTCGCCGTGGCTAGGTCCACCCCGCGCCGCGTGGCATAATCCGCCACCTGATCCTCACCGATCCGCGCCACGCCGAAATATTCCGCCTGCGGATGCCCGAAGTAAAACCCGCTCACCGCCGCCGTCGGCAGCATCGCGAAGCTTTCGGTCAGCGTGATCCCGGTCTTCGTCTCGGCATCCAGCATCTCGAACAGCGTCGTCTTCAGGCTATGCTCGGGGCAAGCGGGATAACCCGGCGCTGGGCGAATGCCGCGATATTGCTCGCGGATCATCGCTTCGTTGGTCAGCTGTTCGTCGGGCGCATAGCCCCATAGCTCGGTCCGCACCTTGTGGTGCATCGCCTCCGCGAGCGCCTCCGCAAAACGATCCGCCAGCGCCTTGAGCAAAATGTCCGAATAATCGTCGATCGCCGCCTGAAAGCGCGCGAGGTGCGGCTCGATGCCGTGGATGCCGACCGCAAAGCCGCCGATCCAGTCGCCCTTGGTATCGATGAAGTCCGCCAGGGACATGTTCGGCCGGCCCTCGCGCTTCGCGATCTGCTGCCGCAGGAACGGCAGCCGCACGCTCTTCTCGTTACTGCGGTCGAGATCGGGCACCGCGACGCCTTCCGGCACGCTCGCGCCATCCGGGCTGCGATGATCGTCGCTGTGCGCGAGCGTCACGAATACATCGTCGTCATGCCGATGGCACGGCCACAGCCCGGCGACGCCGCGCGCGGTCAGCCACTTCTCGGCCACGATCTTGTTGAGCATCGCCTGCGCATCGGCATACAGCGACCGCGCACTCTCCCCGACCACCTTGTCGTCGAGGATCGCCGGGAAATTGCCTGCCAGTTCCCATGCGCGGAAGAACGGCGTCCAGTCGATATACTCGCGCAGCTCGGCAAGATCCCACTCATCGAATACATGCACGCCCGGCTTCAGCGGCGCGGCCGGCTTCAGCGCCATGTCCGCGACGAAGCCGTTGGCGCGCGCGCGATCGAGCGGCAGCAGATCATTCTGCCCCTTGCCCTCGCGCGCCGCACGCACCGCCGCATATTCGTCGGCGATCTTGATCACATAGGGGTCGCGCTGCGTCTCGGACACGAGCGCGGTCGCGACGCCCACCGCGCGGCTCGCATCGAGCACGTGCACCACCGGCCCCTTGTACGCCGGCGCGATGCGCAGCGCGGTATGCACCTTCGATGTCGTCGCGCCGCCGATCAGCAGCGGCATCGTCATGCCCGCGCGCTGCATCTCCTCGCCCACCGTCACCATCTCGTCGAGACTCGGTGTGATGAGGCCACTCAGCCCGATCATGTCGGCATCGTTCTCGTTCGCGGCCTGCAGGATCTTCGTCCACGGCACCATCACACCAAGGTCGACCACCTCGAAGCCATTGCACTGCAGCACGACGCTGACGATGTTCTTGCCGATATCGTGTACGTCGCCCTTCACGGTCGCCATGATCACGACGCCCTTCGCCTTGGACTCGACGCCGCCCGCCAGCTTCTCGGCCTCGATATAGGGCAGCAAATGCGCCACCGCCT from Sphingomonas radiodurans includes the following:
- the metH gene encoding methionine synthase, with translation MTTNSSSTFVNVGERTNVTGSAAFKKLVMAGDYTRAVEVARSQVENGAQVIDVNMDEGLLDAHHAMTTFLKLITAEPDIARVPVMIDSSKWDVIEAGLKCVSGKPIVNSISMKEGEEEFLERARKCMNYGAAAVIMAFDEKGQADTKERKVEICERAYKLLLGIGFPPEDIIFDPNVFAVATGIEEHNNYGVDFIEATREIKARCPHVHISGGLSNLSFSFRGNEAVRRAMHSIFLYHAIPAGMDMAIVNAGQLDVYDTIDPELRIACEDVILNRDPEAGDRLVALAERFRGTDAVEEKKAAEWRSWDVVKRIEHALVKGIDAHVVDDTEEARADIFARGGRPIEVIEGPLMDGMNVVGDLFGSGKMFLPQVVKSARVMKKAVAHLLPYIEAEKLAGGVESKAKGVVIMATVKGDVHDIGKNIVSVVLQCNGFEVVDLGVMVPWTKILQAANENDADMIGLSGLITPSLDEMVTVGEEMQRAGMTMPLLIGGATTSKVHTALRIAPAYKGPVVHVLDASRAVGVATALVSETQRDPYVIKIADEYAAVRAAREGKGQNDLLPLDRARANGFVADMALKPAAPLKPGVHVFDEWDLAELREYIDWTPFFRAWELAGNFPAILDDKVVGESARSLYADAQAMLNKIVAEKWLTARGVAGLWPCHRHDDDVFVTLAHSDDHRSPDGASVPEGVAVPDLDRSNEKSVRLPFLRQQIAKREGRPNMSLADFIDTKGDWIGGFAVGIHGIEPHLARFQAAIDDYSDILLKALADRFAEALAEAMHHKVRTELWGYAPDEQLTNEAMIREQYRGIRPAPGYPACPEHSLKTTLFEMLDAETKTGITLTESFAMLPTAAVSGFYFGHPQAEYFGVARIGEDQVADYATRRGVDLATAKRWLRPNLD
- a CDS encoding SDR family oxidoreductase; the protein is MTDASRRDLLKGSAVAGAGLAAAPALGQAARRPTPDPKTAYTREPFAEQPQKWPALQREMKPVPDCGERSYRGSGRLQGLKALVTGGDSGIGRAAVIAFAREGADVAINYFPTEEPDAQDVAKLLRAEGRKVVLIPGDLTNAKFCTDLVARANRELGGLDIVVNNAAYQQSKASIDEITAEQFDRTMKTNVYAMFHICKAAIPLLKPGSTVLNTLSVNSYDPGEELLDYATTKGAQLIFTKGLAKQLATKGIRVNGVAPGPVWTPLQVAGGQLPGKLGEFGQDTPLGRAGQPAEFNAIWVTLADPTTSFTSGSVFGATGGTGVI